A portion of the Natronococcus sp. AD-5 genome contains these proteins:
- a CDS encoding CDC48 family AAA ATPase: MKLTVKPLKQKDAGRGLAAIDRVSMRELDLENGDYIVIEGKGDSQAVARVWPGYPEDEGRGIVRIDGRLRQEADVGIDDNVTIEPADVKPAKSVTVALPQNLRIRGDIGPLVRDKLSGQAVTGGQTVPFSLSFGPMASSGQSVPLKIASTNPSGTVVITDSTNIEISETPAEQVSPGGETSPEGVPNVTYEDIGGLDNELDQVREMIELPMRHPELFQQLGIEPPKGVLLHGPPGTGKTLMAKAVANEIDAHFETISGPEIMSKYYGESEEQLREVFEEAEENAPAIIFIDELDSIAAKREEAGGDVERRVVAQLLSLMDGLEERGRVTVIAATNRVDAIDPALRRGGRFDREIEIGVPDKEGRKEILQVHTRGMPLTEEVDLDQYAENTHGFVGADLESLAREGAMNALRRIRPELDLESEEIDADVLESLEVTEADIKEAMKGIQPSALREVFVEVPDVTWDDVGGLGDTKERLRETIQWPLDYPEVFEQMDIQAAKGVLMFGPPGTGKTLLAKAVANESQSNFISIKGPELLNKYVGESEKGVREVFEKARSNAPTIVFFDEIDSIAGERGQRQGDSGVGERVVSQLLTELDGLEELEDVVVIATTNRPDLIDSALLRPGRLDRHVHVPVPDEEARRKIFEVHTRDKPLADAVDLDWLASETEGYVGADIEAVCREASMAASREFINSVDPDEMPDTIENVRISREHFEHALEEVQPSVTPETRERYEEIEETFQTAEPEAEEQVGRTFQ, translated from the coding sequence GGCGCGGACTCGCCGCGATCGACCGCGTCTCGATGCGAGAGCTCGACCTCGAGAACGGGGACTACATCGTCATCGAGGGCAAGGGCGACAGCCAGGCCGTCGCGCGCGTCTGGCCCGGCTACCCCGAAGACGAGGGCCGCGGGATCGTTCGGATCGACGGTCGCCTGCGACAGGAGGCCGACGTCGGTATCGACGACAACGTGACGATCGAACCCGCGGACGTCAAGCCCGCCAAATCCGTGACGGTGGCGCTCCCCCAGAACCTGCGAATTCGGGGCGACATCGGGCCGCTCGTCCGCGACAAGCTGAGCGGCCAGGCCGTCACCGGGGGACAGACGGTCCCGTTCTCGCTGTCGTTCGGTCCGATGGCGAGCTCCGGCCAGTCGGTGCCGTTGAAAATTGCGAGCACCAACCCGTCCGGCACCGTCGTCATCACGGACTCGACGAACATCGAGATCTCCGAGACGCCCGCGGAGCAGGTCAGCCCCGGCGGCGAGACGTCGCCCGAGGGCGTTCCGAACGTCACCTACGAGGACATCGGCGGCCTGGACAACGAACTCGACCAGGTCCGCGAGATGATCGAACTGCCGATGCGCCATCCCGAGCTGTTCCAGCAGCTCGGCATCGAGCCGCCGAAGGGCGTCCTCCTCCACGGCCCGCCTGGCACCGGGAAGACCCTGATGGCCAAGGCGGTCGCCAACGAGATCGACGCCCACTTCGAGACGATCTCCGGCCCGGAGATCATGTCGAAGTACTACGGCGAGAGCGAGGAGCAACTCCGCGAGGTCTTCGAGGAGGCCGAGGAGAACGCGCCCGCGATCATCTTCATCGACGAACTCGACTCCATCGCCGCCAAGCGCGAGGAGGCCGGCGGCGACGTCGAACGCCGCGTGGTCGCCCAGCTCCTCTCGCTGATGGACGGCCTCGAGGAACGCGGTCGCGTCACCGTCATCGCCGCGACCAACCGGGTCGACGCGATCGATCCCGCGCTCCGCCGCGGCGGCCGGTTCGACCGCGAGATCGAGATCGGCGTCCCGGACAAGGAGGGTCGCAAGGAGATCCTCCAGGTCCACACCCGCGGGATGCCGCTGACCGAAGAGGTCGACCTCGACCAGTACGCCGAAAACACCCACGGCTTCGTCGGCGCCGACCTCGAGAGCCTCGCCCGCGAGGGAGCGATGAACGCGCTCCGACGCATCCGTCCCGAACTCGACCTCGAGTCCGAGGAGATCGACGCGGACGTCCTCGAGTCGCTCGAGGTCACCGAGGCCGACATAAAGGAGGCGATGAAGGGCATCCAGCCCTCGGCGCTGCGGGAGGTGTTCGTCGAGGTTCCCGACGTCACCTGGGACGACGTCGGCGGGCTCGGGGACACCAAGGAGCGCCTCCGCGAGACCATCCAGTGGCCGCTCGACTACCCCGAGGTCTTCGAGCAGATGGACATACAGGCCGCCAAAGGCGTCCTGATGTTCGGCCCGCCGGGTACCGGCAAGACGCTGCTCGCCAAAGCGGTGGCCAACGAGTCCCAGTCGAACTTCATCTCGATCAAGGGGCCCGAGCTGCTGAACAAGTACGTCGGCGAGTCCGAGAAGGGCGTCCGCGAGGTCTTCGAGAAGGCGCGGTCGAACGCCCCGACGATCGTCTTCTTCGACGAGATCGACTCCATCGCCGGCGAACGCGGCCAGCGCCAGGGCGACTCCGGCGTCGGCGAGCGCGTCGTCAGCCAGCTGCTGACCGAACTCGATGGGCTCGAGGAGCTCGAGGACGTCGTCGTGATCGCCACGACCAACCGGCCGGACCTGATCGACTCGGCCCTGCTCCGTCCGGGACGACTCGATCGGCACGTCCACGTACCCGTCCCCGACGAGGAGGCGCGCCGGAAGATCTTCGAGGTCCACACCCGTGACAAGCCGCTGGCCGATGCGGTCGACCTCGACTGGCTCGCGAGCGAGACCGAGGGCTACGTCGGCGCCGACATCGAGGCGGTCTGTCGCGAGGCCTCGATGGCCGCCAGCCGCGAGTTCATCAACTCCGTGGATCCCGACGAGATGCCGGATACCATCGAGAACGTCCGAATCAGCCGGGAACACTTCGAGCACGCGCTCGAGGAAGTCCAGCCGAGCGTGACGCCCGAGACGCGCGAGCGCTACGAGGAGATCGAAGAGACGTTCCAGACCGCCGAACCCGAGGCCGAGGAACAGGTCGGCAGGACGTTCCAATAA
- a CDS encoding DUF7344 domain-containing protein, which yields MIEERQRSIPVDVLFETLANEYCRYVLRCLCEHETPISIADLAREVAVRKHGASVSEIPEDERKRIHVLLHHSHVPKLDDADLVTHDQERNVVDTPADADVESLLESLQF from the coding sequence ATGATCGAGGAGCGGCAACGATCGATACCCGTCGACGTACTGTTCGAGACGCTCGCGAACGAATATTGTCGATACGTGCTCCGCTGCCTCTGCGAGCACGAAACGCCGATCTCGATTGCCGACCTCGCGCGCGAAGTTGCCGTCCGGAAACACGGGGCGAGCGTATCGGAGATTCCCGAGGACGAGAGGAAGCGAATCCACGTGTTGTTGCACCACTCTCACGTCCCGAAACTCGACGACGCGGACCTCGTCACCCACGATCAGGAACGAAACGTCGTGGACACGCCGGCCGACGCCGACGTGGAGTCGTTACTCGAGTCGCTTCAGTTCTAA
- a CDS encoding helix-turn-helix domain-containing protein translates to MSVLGEFTIHPADFALNHALSAVPEMIVEIERLVATTEERVMPYFWATGGDQDRFEAALVEDPSVTHTARIDRLDEAVLYRAEWTSNIETIIYAYVEMGATILEATGSNESWEIEMRFDDENKVSKFYEYCQENGVSFELDKLYEQAQPMASSQFGLTPKQRETLVTAYETGFFDVPQQITMSELAEQLGITQQALSKRLHYAHKNLIGSVLTIGQVGEGDDAEA, encoded by the coding sequence ATGAGCGTACTGGGGGAGTTTACGATCCATCCCGCGGACTTCGCCCTCAACCACGCGCTGTCCGCCGTACCGGAGATGATCGTCGAAATCGAGCGTCTCGTCGCCACGACGGAGGAGCGCGTCATGCCCTACTTCTGGGCTACCGGCGGCGATCAGGACCGATTCGAGGCGGCGCTCGTCGAGGATCCGTCCGTCACGCACACGGCGCGGATCGATCGGCTCGACGAGGCGGTTCTCTACCGGGCGGAGTGGACGTCGAACATCGAGACGATCATCTACGCGTACGTCGAGATGGGCGCGACGATCCTCGAGGCGACGGGCAGCAACGAGTCCTGGGAGATCGAGATGCGGTTCGACGACGAAAACAAGGTCTCGAAGTTCTACGAGTACTGCCAGGAGAACGGCGTTTCCTTCGAACTCGACAAACTCTACGAACAAGCGCAGCCGATGGCGAGTTCCCAGTTCGGGCTGACGCCGAAGCAACGAGAGACCCTGGTGACGGCGTACGAAACGGGGTTCTTCGACGTCCCGCAGCAGATCACCATGTCCGAGTTGGCGGAGCAGCTAGGGATCACCCAACAGGCGCTCTCGAAGCGACTCCACTACGCGCACAAGAACCTCATCGGGAGCGTCCTCACCATCGGACAGGTCGGGGAGGGAGACGACGCCGAGGCGTAG
- a CDS encoding peroxiredoxin produces the protein MLDVGNDAPEFALPNQRGETVRRSDFEGRRLVVYFYPRANTDGCTTEAREFEAARSRFDERDASIVGISDDPVDDLESFADDHDLEFDLLSDPEGEVATLYESYGEKRMFGNTFDGVFRNTYVVGPDGSVEAVYEGVSPDGHAEDVLADLAD, from the coding sequence ATGCTCGACGTCGGTAACGATGCGCCCGAGTTCGCACTGCCCAACCAGCGCGGCGAGACCGTCCGCCGCTCCGATTTCGAGGGGCGGCGGCTCGTCGTGTACTTCTACCCGCGGGCCAACACCGACGGCTGTACGACCGAGGCCCGCGAGTTCGAGGCGGCCCGGTCTCGCTTCGACGAGCGGGACGCGAGCATCGTCGGAATCAGCGACGACCCCGTCGACGACCTCGAGTCGTTCGCCGACGACCACGACCTCGAGTTCGACCTGTTGTCCGATCCGGAGGGGGAGGTCGCGACCCTCTACGAGTCCTACGGCGAGAAGCGGATGTTCGGCAACACCTTTGACGGCGTCTTCCGGAACACGTACGTCGTCGGCCCGGACGGATCGGTCGAAGCCGTCTACGAGGGCGTCTCGCCGGACGGTCACGCCGAGGACGTGCTCGCGGATCTCGCCGACTGA
- a CDS encoding DNA replication complex subunit Gins51 — MNLDELRSVQSKERQKDSLQNLRPSFYQEVGEYIAELEDERERVAEQADDPFSSPEVGRLTDEIETAKDVVEAIYERRMGKLVKQASLAAAGMAADDEGLTAEEGDLFEDLVDRIQSNKTRVLDVLEGVGADSGAGRDDSSPVDAPTDPTRADDAPPTPPMEPAADGDPIDGDRTSSTESSGVTPADVMGGDGPAVDESGAGTGAESEPDAPSPVPSDDGGGEPLERERAGGGSESGSGSKSDESPTAAADADANVGDAAAVDRVTVRITRDVGSILGVDDREYTLSSDDVVTLPEQNASPLVERDAAEPLE, encoded by the coding sequence ATGAATTTAGACGAGCTACGATCGGTCCAGAGCAAGGAGCGCCAGAAGGACAGCCTCCAGAACCTGCGACCCTCGTTCTACCAGGAGGTCGGCGAGTACATCGCCGAACTCGAGGACGAACGCGAACGCGTCGCCGAGCAGGCCGACGATCCGTTCTCCTCGCCCGAAGTCGGTCGCCTCACCGACGAGATCGAGACCGCCAAGGACGTCGTCGAGGCGATCTACGAGCGGCGGATGGGCAAGCTCGTCAAACAGGCCAGCCTCGCGGCGGCCGGGATGGCGGCCGACGACGAGGGCCTCACCGCCGAGGAGGGGGACCTCTTCGAGGACCTCGTCGACCGCATTCAGTCGAACAAGACGCGCGTCCTCGACGTGCTCGAGGGCGTCGGCGCCGATTCCGGCGCGGGGAGAGACGACTCGAGTCCGGTCGACGCGCCGACGGATCCGACTCGAGCGGACGACGCCCCGCCGACGCCGCCGATGGAACCGGCGGCCGATGGTGACCCGATCGACGGGGATCGGACGTCGTCGACCGAATCGAGCGGCGTCACGCCCGCCGACGTCATGGGCGGGGACGGCCCGGCGGTCGACGAGAGCGGTGCCGGCACCGGTGCCGAATCCGAACCTGATGCGCCGTCTCCGGTTCCGTCCGACGACGGCGGCGGCGAGCCGCTCGAGCGCGAGCGAGCGGGTGGCGGTTCCGAATCGGGTTCCGGATCGAAATCCGACGAATCACCCACCGCGGCTGCCGACGCCGACGCCAACGTTGGCGACGCGGCCGCCGTCGACCGGGTTACGGTCCGGATCACGCGGGACGTCGGCTCGATCCTCGGCGTCGACGACCGGGAGTACACGCTCTCGTCCGACGACGTCGTTACCCTCCCCGAACAGAACGCGTCGCCGCTGGTCGAGCGCGACGCCGCGGAACCGCTCGAGTAA
- the priS gene encoding DNA primase small subunit PriS codes for MEERTRAYLRGRFRDHYRRTEITPPPGANEREWGYIPWTEGPGTTMVRHRSLLELGDLSAFLVRKRPRHVYFSAGHYRDPSAGSMSEKEWRSSDLVFDLDADHLPRVTLGEDSYAEMLSKCKDALYRLLDFLEDDFGFEDTEIVFSGGRGYHVHVRDETVRRLEREHRREIVDYVRGIGLEFEDLIETETVAGLGRKTPTERRRLRTEGGWGARTHAHFMAFVDELLELEEEAALERLQSFDGIGEGKATATLSAARNNREQLEAGNVTVHTAVAQLAERFAQRAVEADNAPIDEPVTTDTNRLIRLPGSLHGGSGLETVRLEPDELDGFEPLVDAVPETFTGHEIAVDVTEGGEVELGGDSFTVSEGDQSLPEYVAVFLMARGRAEKEKE; via the coding sequence TCGCGGGCGATTTCGTGATCACTACCGACGGACGGAGATCACGCCGCCGCCCGGGGCCAACGAGCGGGAGTGGGGGTACATTCCCTGGACCGAGGGGCCGGGGACGACGATGGTACGGCACCGTTCGCTGCTCGAGTTAGGCGACCTCTCGGCGTTTCTCGTCCGGAAGCGACCGCGCCACGTCTACTTCTCCGCCGGGCACTACCGCGATCCGAGCGCGGGCTCGATGAGCGAGAAGGAGTGGCGCTCGTCGGACCTGGTCTTCGACTTAGACGCCGACCACCTGCCGCGGGTCACCCTCGGCGAGGACTCCTACGCCGAGATGCTCTCGAAGTGCAAGGACGCCCTCTACCGGCTGCTCGACTTTCTCGAGGACGACTTCGGCTTCGAGGACACGGAGATCGTCTTCTCCGGCGGCCGAGGCTACCACGTCCACGTCCGCGACGAGACCGTGCGTCGCCTCGAGCGGGAGCACCGCCGCGAGATCGTCGACTACGTCCGCGGGATCGGCCTCGAGTTCGAGGACCTGATCGAGACGGAAACCGTCGCCGGACTCGGCCGAAAGACGCCGACGGAACGGCGCCGCCTCCGGACCGAGGGCGGCTGGGGCGCCCGAACCCACGCCCACTTCATGGCGTTCGTCGACGAGTTGCTCGAACTTGAGGAGGAGGCCGCTCTCGAGCGACTCCAGTCGTTCGACGGCATCGGCGAGGGAAAGGCGACGGCGACGCTTTCCGCCGCGCGCAACAACCGCGAACAGCTCGAGGCGGGCAACGTCACCGTCCACACCGCGGTCGCCCAGCTGGCCGAGCGCTTCGCCCAGCGAGCGGTCGAGGCCGACAACGCGCCGATCGACGAGCCGGTGACGACCGACACGAACCGGCTCATCCGCCTGCCGGGCAGCCTCCACGGCGGGAGCGGCCTCGAGACCGTTCGGCTCGAGCCCGACGAACTCGACGGCTTCGAACCGCTCGTCGACGCCGTTCCGGAGACGTTCACGGGCCACGAGATCGCCGTCGACGTCACCGAGGGCGGCGAGGTCGAACTCGGAGGAGATAGCTTTACGGTCTCGGAGGGTGACCAGTCACTCCCGGAGTACGTTGCCGTGTTTCTCATGGCGCGTGGGAGAGCCGAAAAGGAGAAAGAATGA